A single genomic interval of Psychroserpens sp. NJDZ02 harbors:
- a CDS encoding sensor histidine kinase gives MGVFFYLYHVGSLFQLAVFSFATYSVSFLIIQYRVEKFIYKRINKIYKDLTLLESVSFRKNSITTDMATLTKQIDQYAKNKKLEIETLKVREEYRKEFMGNVSHELKTPLFTVQGYLETLLDGAIHDEKVSSKYLERANKGVERLIYIVKDLDMITKLEVGDLRLDIATFDIVQLIQSVFELLEMKAAKKKITLMFDMHYKEPIMVKGDEERIQQVLTNLIVNSIKYGREKGTTEVSIEKLIKNKAIIRVTDNGEGIEKKNIPRLFERFYRVDKSGSRKEGGSGLGLAIVKHIVEAHDEKIYVESEINIGSEFSFTLEKA, from the coding sequence ATGGGCGTTTTTTTCTATTTGTATCATGTCGGAAGTTTATTTCAGTTAGCTGTATTCTCATTTGCAACCTATAGCGTATCCTTTTTGATAATACAATACAGGGTAGAGAAATTTATATACAAACGTATCAATAAGATATATAAAGACTTAACACTTTTGGAGTCTGTCAGTTTTAGAAAAAATAGTATTACGACAGACATGGCAACTTTAACAAAGCAGATCGATCAATATGCTAAAAATAAAAAGCTAGAGATCGAAACGCTTAAAGTCAGAGAAGAATACCGTAAAGAGTTTATGGGGAATGTCTCGCACGAGCTTAAAACGCCATTATTTACAGTACAAGGGTATTTAGAAACACTGCTTGATGGTGCTATCCATGATGAGAAAGTGTCTAGCAAATATCTAGAGAGAGCTAATAAAGGTGTGGAACGACTAATATATATTGTCAAAGATTTGGATATGATTACCAAATTAGAGGTTGGGGACTTGCGATTAGATATTGCGACCTTCGATATTGTGCAATTAATACAAAGTGTTTTTGAGCTGTTAGAAATGAAAGCAGCTAAAAAGAAAATCACCTTAATGTTTGATATGCATTATAAAGAGCCTATAATGGTAAAAGGCGATGAAGAACGTATACAGCAGGTTTTGACAAATTTAATAGTTAATTCTATTAAATATGGAAGAGAAAAAGGGACGACAGAAGTTAGTATAGAAAAGTTAATTAAAAACAAAGCAATAATACGAGTTACGGATAATGGGGAAGGCATCGAGAAAAAAAATATCCCGAGATTATTCGAGCGTTTTTATAGAGTCGATAAAAGTGGTTCTCGTAAAGAAGGTGGCTCTGGTTTAGGTTTGGCAATTGTTAAACATATTGTAGAGGCTCATGACGAGAAAATTTATGTCGAAAGCGAAATTAATATTGGAAGCGAGTTTTCTTTTACGCTTGAAAAAGCGTAA